A genomic region of Raphanus sativus cultivar WK10039 chromosome 6, ASM80110v3, whole genome shotgun sequence contains the following coding sequences:
- the LOC108806140 gene encoding RNA demethylase ALKBH10B isoform X1 → MAIMPPGNWIPDGRDGFISWIRGEFAAANAIIDSLCQHLVVVGDQNEYESVISTIQQRQASWSQVLYMQQFYSIADISYSLHQAAALKRRQQQQGRHYSSDQFGGVRRSGSGFNKHHHGGGGGYRGEGAESMVRNNRESKLASDDDKALSVAEEKIDGNEKPKSGLKDLEESESAEAETVNHDCNSAFKDNKQDKKDKECCASMARTFVVEEMYEAKLVNVVEGLKLYEKMVDVNEVSQLVSLANNLRNAGRRGQLQSEAYVSYKRPNRGHGREVIQLGLPIADTMPDDDESIKDRRIEPIPSFLSDIIERFVSKQIIPVKPDACIIDFFNEGDHSQPHMFASWFGRPVGILSLSECDFTFGRVIVSDHPGDYKGSLKLSLTPGSLLLVEDKSADLAKFAIHSIPKQRILITFTKSQPRNSNWSPPPSRSPHNHHHSRHKRPVQTIFKAPSPPLAAPMPPFQGGVIPVGTSWPLPTQPRVPFPGTGVFLPPGSAQEHAVQGNSGEGKLEMKTREVACTAAKEGDGNNGKQIN, encoded by the exons ATGGCAATAATGCCACCGGGTAACTGGATCCCCGACGGGCGAGACGGGTTTATCTCGTGGATTCGCGGGGAGTTCGCTGCAGCTAACGCCATCATCGACTCGTTATGCCAACATCTCGTGGTAGTTGGGGATCAGAACGAATACGAATCCGTTATCTCGACCATCCAACAACGTCAAGCGAGCTGGTCTCAAGTTCTTTATATGCAGCAGTTTTACTCGATTGCAGATATCTCTTACTCTCTTCATCAAGCTGCTGCTCTGAAGCGGCGGCAACAACAACAGGGAAGGCATTACAGTTCTGATCAGTTTGGAGGAGTAAGGAGATCAGGGTCTGGATTTAACAAGCATCAtcatggtggtggtggtggttacaGAGGAGAAGGAGCTGAGTCTATGGTGAGAAACAACAGGGAAAGTAAGTTAGCAAGTGATGATGATAAAGCATTGTCTGTTGCTGAGGAGAAGATAG ATGGTAACGAGAAACCAAAGAGCGGTCTTAAAGATTTGGAAGAATCTGAATCTGCTGAAGCCGAAACAGTGAACCATGATTGTAACTCTGCTTTTAAAG ATAACAAGCAGGACAAGAAAGATAAAGAGTGTTGTGCAAGCATGGCAAGGACCTTTGTTGTTGAAGAGATGTATGAAGCAAAGTTG GTTAATGTTGTTGAAGGATTGAAGCTATATGAAAAAATGGTCGACGTCAATGAAGTTTCTCAACTCGTTTCTCTTGCAAACAATCTGAGAAACGCTGGAAGAAGAGGTCAACTCCAAA GTGAGGCATATGTGAGTTATAAACGGCCAAATAGAGGACACGGACGGGAGGTGATCCAACTCGGTCTCCCTATAGCTGATACAATGCCTGATGATGATGAGAGTATCAAAG aTAGAAGAATAGAACCAATTCCATCATTTCTTTCAGACATCATTGAACGTTTTGTCTCAAAGCAAATCATACCTGTGAAACCAGACGCATGCATCATTGATTTCTTCAACgag GGAGATCACTCGCAGCCTCATATGTTTGCTTCCTGGTTTGGACGACCGGTTGGGATCTTGTCCTTGTCTGAATGTGATTTCACATTTGGAAGAGTCATTGTCTCTGATCATCCAGGAGACTACAAGGGCTCTCTCAAGCTGTCTCTCACTCCAGG ATCTCTTCTTCTGGTGGAAGACAAATCTGCTGATCTTGCCAAGTTTGCTATTCACTCAATCCCAAAGCAGAGGATTCTCATCACTTTCACCAAATCTCAGCCTAGAAACTCCAACTGGAGTCCACCGCCTAGCAGATCGCCGCATAATCACCACCACAGCCGTCACAAGAGACCTGTTCAGACGATATTCAAAGCACCTTCTCCTCCCCTTGCCGCTCCCATGCCACCGTTCCAAGGTGGTGTCATACCTGTGGGAACGAGCTGGCCACTGCCAACTCAGCCAAGAGTGCCTTTCCCTGGCACTGGTGTGTTCCTCCCACCAGGCTCAGCACAAGAACATGCTGTACAAGGAAACTCTGGAGAAGGAAAGCTGGAGATGAAGACTAGAGAAGTAGCTTGTACTGCAGCCAAGGAAGGTGATGGCAATAACGGTAAGCAGATCAATTAG
- the LOC108813574 gene encoding probable xyloglucan endotransglucosylase/hydrolase protein 28, with protein sequence MGFLTRLLVFISLFTGLVSGFALQKLPLIQFDEGYTQLFGDQNLIVHRDGKSVRLILDERTGSGFVSNDIYLHGFFSSSIKLPADYSAGVVIAFYLSNGDIYEKNHDEIDFEFLGNIRGKEWRIQTNIYGNGSTHLGREERYNLWFDPTEDFHRYSILWSPSHIIFYVDNIPIREVKRTASMGGDFPAKPMSLYATIWDGSKWATNGGKYGVNYKFAPYVAQFTDMILHGCAVDPIEKVLSCQDGAAEDLRLASEITESQRKKMDSLRRKHMTYSYCYDRTRYKVALPECVVNQEEAKRLRVYDPVTFGGIPHHHRHGKHRSKSRQSI encoded by the exons ATGGGGTTTCTAACTCGACTTTTAGTTTTCATATCACTCTTCACCGGTTTGGTCTCTGGATTTGCTCTGCAAAAGCTTCCTCTTATACAGTTTGACGAAGGTTACACACAGCTATTTGGTGACCAGAATCTGATTGTTCACCGAGACGGAAAATCAGTCCGGTTAATACTTGATGAGAGAACCG GCTCTGGTTTTGTCTCAAATGATATTTACTTACATGGGTTCTTCAGTTCTTCTATCAAATTGCCAGCAGATTACTCTGCAGGAGTTGTTATCGCCTTTTAT CTGTCAAATGGAGACATCTATGAGAAGAATCATGATGAGATTGATTTTGAGTTTCTCGGGAACATCAGAGGCAAAGAATGGAGGATTCAGACCAACATATACGGTAATGGAAGCACGCATTTGGGCAGAGAAGAAAGATACAATCTTTGGTTCGACCCAACAGAAGATTTCCACCGATACAGTATCCTCTGGTCCCCCTCTCACATCAT ATTTTACGTAGACAATATTCCGATCAGAGAGGTCAAACGTACGGCGTCAATGGGCGGTGACTTCCCGGCGAAGCCAATGTCTTTATACGCAACCATATGGGATGGCTCCAAATGGGCGACCAACGGTGGCAAATACGGTGTAAATTACAAATTTGCCCCTTACGTCGCTCAGTTCACCGATATGATCCTCCACGGCTGCGCCGTTGACCCTATTGAGAAGGTTCTGAGCTGCCAAGACGGAGCGGCAGAGGATCTCCGGCTAGCGTCGGAGATAACAGAGTCTCAGAGGAAGAAAATGGACAGTTTGCGGCGGAAACACATGACTTATTCGTATTGCTACGACCGTACGAGGTACAAGGTGGCTTTGCCGGAATGTGTGGTGAACCAGGAGGAGGCTAAGCGTCTTAGGGTCTATGATCCGGTAACGTTCGGTGGGATCCCTCACCACCACCGTCATGGGAAGCACCGGAGCAAGAGCCGCCAGTCGATATGA
- the LOC108806140 gene encoding RNA demethylase ALKBH10B isoform X2 produces MAIMPPGNWIPDGRDGFISWIRGEFAAANAIIDSLCQHLVVVGDQNEYESVISTIQQRQASWSQVLYMQQFYSIADISYSLHQAAALKRRQQQQGRHYSSDQFGGVRRSGSGFNKHHHGGGGGYRGEGAESMVRNNRENGNEKPKSGLKDLEESESAEAETVNHDCNSAFKDNKQDKKDKECCASMARTFVVEEMYEAKLVNVVEGLKLYEKMVDVNEVSQLVSLANNLRNAGRRGQLQSEAYVSYKRPNRGHGREVIQLGLPIADTMPDDDESIKDRRIEPIPSFLSDIIERFVSKQIIPVKPDACIIDFFNEGDHSQPHMFASWFGRPVGILSLSECDFTFGRVIVSDHPGDYKGSLKLSLTPGSLLLVEDKSADLAKFAIHSIPKQRILITFTKSQPRNSNWSPPPSRSPHNHHHSRHKRPVQTIFKAPSPPLAAPMPPFQGGVIPVGTSWPLPTQPRVPFPGTGVFLPPGSAQEHAVQGNSGEGKLEMKTREVACTAAKEGDGNNGKQIN; encoded by the exons ATGGCAATAATGCCACCGGGTAACTGGATCCCCGACGGGCGAGACGGGTTTATCTCGTGGATTCGCGGGGAGTTCGCTGCAGCTAACGCCATCATCGACTCGTTATGCCAACATCTCGTGGTAGTTGGGGATCAGAACGAATACGAATCCGTTATCTCGACCATCCAACAACGTCAAGCGAGCTGGTCTCAAGTTCTTTATATGCAGCAGTTTTACTCGATTGCAGATATCTCTTACTCTCTTCATCAAGCTGCTGCTCTGAAGCGGCGGCAACAACAACAGGGAAGGCATTACAGTTCTGATCAGTTTGGAGGAGTAAGGAGATCAGGGTCTGGATTTAACAAGCATCAtcatggtggtggtggtggttacaGAGGAGAAGGAGCTGAGTCTATGGTGAGAAACAACAGGGAAA ATGGTAACGAGAAACCAAAGAGCGGTCTTAAAGATTTGGAAGAATCTGAATCTGCTGAAGCCGAAACAGTGAACCATGATTGTAACTCTGCTTTTAAAG ATAACAAGCAGGACAAGAAAGATAAAGAGTGTTGTGCAAGCATGGCAAGGACCTTTGTTGTTGAAGAGATGTATGAAGCAAAGTTG GTTAATGTTGTTGAAGGATTGAAGCTATATGAAAAAATGGTCGACGTCAATGAAGTTTCTCAACTCGTTTCTCTTGCAAACAATCTGAGAAACGCTGGAAGAAGAGGTCAACTCCAAA GTGAGGCATATGTGAGTTATAAACGGCCAAATAGAGGACACGGACGGGAGGTGATCCAACTCGGTCTCCCTATAGCTGATACAATGCCTGATGATGATGAGAGTATCAAAG aTAGAAGAATAGAACCAATTCCATCATTTCTTTCAGACATCATTGAACGTTTTGTCTCAAAGCAAATCATACCTGTGAAACCAGACGCATGCATCATTGATTTCTTCAACgag GGAGATCACTCGCAGCCTCATATGTTTGCTTCCTGGTTTGGACGACCGGTTGGGATCTTGTCCTTGTCTGAATGTGATTTCACATTTGGAAGAGTCATTGTCTCTGATCATCCAGGAGACTACAAGGGCTCTCTCAAGCTGTCTCTCACTCCAGG ATCTCTTCTTCTGGTGGAAGACAAATCTGCTGATCTTGCCAAGTTTGCTATTCACTCAATCCCAAAGCAGAGGATTCTCATCACTTTCACCAAATCTCAGCCTAGAAACTCCAACTGGAGTCCACCGCCTAGCAGATCGCCGCATAATCACCACCACAGCCGTCACAAGAGACCTGTTCAGACGATATTCAAAGCACCTTCTCCTCCCCTTGCCGCTCCCATGCCACCGTTCCAAGGTGGTGTCATACCTGTGGGAACGAGCTGGCCACTGCCAACTCAGCCAAGAGTGCCTTTCCCTGGCACTGGTGTGTTCCTCCCACCAGGCTCAGCACAAGAACATGCTGTACAAGGAAACTCTGGAGAAGGAAAGCTGGAGATGAAGACTAGAGAAGTAGCTTGTACTGCAGCCAAGGAAGGTGATGGCAATAACGGTAAGCAGATCAATTAG